The Intrasporangium calvum DSM 43043 sequence GCTGCTCGCCTCCGGGGTGGGTCTGCCGTGGGCCCTCGAGGCCCAGCAGCTCCTCGCGGATGACTGGGGCGTCGCGGCCGACGTGTGGTCGGTGACCTCGTGGAACGAGCTGCGCCGGGACGGCCTCGCCGCGGACGAGCAGCAGTTCCTCCACCCGGACGAGGAGCGGCGTGTGCCGTGGGTGACCCAGTGCCTCCAGGACGGCGAGGGCCCCGTCATCGGCGTCTCCGACTACATGCGCGCTGTGCAGGACCAGATCCGTGAGTGGGTGCCCGGCACCTACGCGACCCTCGGCGCAGACGGGTTCGGGTTCTCGGACACGCGGCGCGCCGCTCGCCGCTTCTTCCACATCGACGGACCGTCGGTCGCGGTCCGGGCCCTTCAGCTGCTCGCTGACGAGGGCAAGGTTCCGGCCGACGTGCCACGCCAGGCGGCCGAGCGCTACCGCCTCGACGACGTCACGGCCGGCACGTCCGGCAACGCCGGCGGCGAGTCGTAGACCGAGCCTTCGAGCGCAACCCAGCCCAGCGGCATACGGAATCTCACGTATGCCGCTGGGCTCGTTCCGCCGTCATCCGCGGGTGGGCGGAGGGCCGGGCGATCCAGGCCCACGGGTGGATAGATATACGCGATCGTGCATATACTTGCAGCCGTGTCCAAAGTCTTGACGTCGCTCCCTGTCGGTGAACGAGTCGGGATCGCCTTCTCCGGCGGTCTCGACACCTCCGTGGCTGTCGCCTGGATGCGTGAGAAGGGCGCCGTCCCCTGCACGTACACGGCGGACCTCGGGCAGTACGACGAGCCAGACATCGGCTCCGTGCCCGGGCGCGCCGGGCAGTACGGTGCCGAGATCTCGCGCCTCGTCGACTGCCGGACCGCCCTGGTGGAGGAGGGCCTGTCCGCGCTCGCCTGCGGAGCGTTCCACATCCGCAGCGGCGGCAAGACCTACTTCAACACCACTCCTCTCGGGCGCGTCGTCACGGGCACCCTGCTGGTCCGGGCCATGCACGAGGACGGTGTCTCCATCTGGGGGGACGGCTCGACGTTCAAGGGCAACGACATCGAGCGGTTCTACCGCTACGGCCTGTTGGCCAACCCGGAGCTGCGGATCTACAAGCCGTGGCTCGACGCCGACTTCGTCAGCGAGCTCGGCGGTCGCCAGGAGATGTCCGAGTGGCTCACCGAGCGCGACCTGCCCTACCGGGCCAGCGCCGAGAAGGCATACTCCACCGACGCCAACATCTGGGGGGCCACGCACGAGGCCAAGACCCTCGAGTTCCTCGACGAGTCCATGGAGGTCGTCGAGCCGATCATGGGGGTCCGGTTCTGGGACCCGTCCGTCACCATCGAGACCGAGGATGTCACGGTCCGCTGGGAGCAGGGTCGCCCGGTGGCCATCAACGGCCGCCAGTTCCCCGATCCCGTGGCCCTCGTCGACGAGGCCAACACCATCGGCGGCCGCCACGGTCTCGGCATGAGCGACCAGATCGAGAACCGGATCATCGAGGCCAAGTCCCGCGGCATCTACGAGGCCCCCGCGATGGCGCTGCTCCACCTGACCTACGAGCGGCTGCTCAACGCGATCCACAACGAGGACACCATCGCGAACTACCACGCCGAGGGCCGCCGTCTCGGCCGGCTCCTCTACGAGGGGCGCTGGCTCGACCCGCAGAGCCTGATGATCCGTGAGTCGATCCAGCGCTGGGTCGCGTCCGCCGTCACCGGTGAGGTCACCGTGCGGCTGCGGCGCGGCGACGACTGGTCGCTCATCAGGACGAGTGGGCCCGCGTTCAGCTACCACCCCGAGAAGCTCTCGATGGAGCGCACCGAGGACGCGGCGTTCGGGCCTGTCGACCGGATCGGCCAGCTGACGATGCGCAACCTCGACATCGCCGACTCCCGTGCCAAGCTCGAGCTGTACGCCGCGCAGGGTCTGCTGGGCGCCCGCAACGCCGAGCTGGTCGGCGAGCTCGCCCCCGGCGGAGCGGCCGCCATCTCGGCCAACCCGGCGGCGGCCGAGGTCGACTCGACCGATGACGCCCTCGACCGCGCGGCCATGGAGTTCGGCACCGACTGACCACCCCCGGCGGTTCCCCGCGCTGACCGGGCGCTGACCTCGACCTGACCGGGCAACACACCCGCTTACCGCGTGCACCGGCCGCCTGCAGGCGGTCCCACCGCTCGGTACACGGGTGTGTTGCGGAGGGTGGTTTGTGTCCGACATACAAAGCCGTCGGACCGGACGATCGCCCAGCACCGTAGGCTGGGCCGGTGAGCACCCGCGAGCGCCGGCGACCGAGCAGTGAGACCTCGCGCGCCGTCGACCGCAGCGCCGGGGAGCTGGTGACGCTCGCGGCTCGCCGGATGGAGGAGCACCTCGGCTGGTACCGCGACCTGCCCGCCGCGGAACGTTCGCAGGTGGGGCTCGTCGCTCACGCCGGCATCGCGCAGTTCATCGAGTGGTTCCGGGGCGACGAGGACAGCAGCCCGTCGGCGATCTCGATCTTCGCCAACGCCCCACAGGAGCTCACTCGGACGGTGAGCCTGCGCCAGACCCTCGACCTCGTCCGCACCGTGGTCGGCGTCGTCGAGTCGCACGTCGAGACCCTGGCGAGTCCCGGCGACGAGCAGCTGCTCCGTGAGTCCGTCCTCCGCTTCAGCCGCGAGATCGCGTTCGCCGCCGCCGAGGTCTACGCCGGCGCAGCCGAGGCCCGAGGCGCCTGGGACGCCCGGCTCGAGGCGCTCGTCGTCGATGCGGTCCTGCGTGGCGAGGCCGACGAGTCGATGCAGTCCCGCGCCTCGGCGCTCGGTTGGGGCGACGTCGCGCACGTCACCTTCGTCGTCGGCACCACCCCGCTGGTCAACGGGGGCGCTGCCGCGGCGGTCGACACGCTCCGACGGGCCGTCCGCCACGAGCGGGTCGAGGCCCTCGCCATCGTCCAGCGCTCCCGCCTCATCGCGATCCTGGGCGGCACGGAGGACCCGCTCGCAGTCGTCTCCGCGGTCGCCCACTGCTTCGGCGACGGGCCGATCGTCATCGGCCCCACGGTGCCGCACCTGTTCGCCGCCGGACGGTCGGCTCGCGCAGCCCTCAGCGGGCTCTCCGCTGCGGCGGCGTGGCCGGCCGCCCCTCGGATCGTCGAGTCCCAGGCCCTGCTCCCCGAGCGGGCCCTCGCGGGCGACGTACCCGCGCAACGACGGCTCATCGACCAGGTCCACCGCCCCCTGACCCGCTCCGGCCAGCTGGCCCTGCTGACCACCGCGGAGACGTACCTCGAGGCCGGGCGCTCGCTCGAGGCGACGGCCCGGGCCCTCTTCATCCACCCCAACACGGTCCGCTACCGGCTCGGCCGGATCGACGACCTGACCGGCTTCGACCTGACGACGCCCCGAGATGCGTGGGCGGCCAGGATCGCGCTGGTGCTGGGCCGGTTGGCTGCCGCACCCCGTATGACCCGCCTGAGCACTACAGGACCTTTGGAGGAAACCTCCAAACCTGCCCCGACGACTTCGTGACATTCAGAGTCGGCATCCGCCCGTGAGATCAGAGAGGCTGGACACGTGCTTGCGATCGTCTGCCCTGGACAGGGCTCCCAGACCCCCGGCTTCCTCACCCCGTGGCTCGAGCTCGACGGGATGCGGGACGAGCTCACCCGCCTGTCCGAGGCCACGGGCCTCGACCTCGTCGCCCACGGCACCACGTCGGACGCGGAGACGATCAAGGACACGGCGATCGCCCAGCCCCTCATCGTCGGGGCAGGGCTCATCGCACTCCCGCCCCTCCTCGGCGCCGCTGCGAGCACCCTCGACGGCGTCGACCTGCTCGCGGGCCACTCCGTCGGTGAGATCACCGCGACGGCTGCCGCGGGGGTCCTCGCGGCCGACGATGCGGTGGTCTTCGTCCGGGAGCGTGGTCGATCCATGGCTGCGGCCAGCGCGGTGACACCCACCGGCATGGCGGCCGTCCTCGGCGGGGACCCCACCGACGTGCTCGCCGTCCTCGAGCGCCACGGCCTCACCGCGGCCAACGTCAACGGAGCCGGCCAGACGGTGGCGGCCGGCACTCTCGAGCAGCTCGAGGCCCTCCAGGCGGACCCGCCGGCCAAGGCTCGGGTCATCCCGCTGCAGGTGGCCGGCGCCTTCCACACGCACCACATGGCCCCGGCCGTCAGCACCCTCGGTGAGCTCGCAGGCACCCTGCCGACCCAGGCCCCGACCGTGACCCTCCTGTCCAACGCCGACGGCCGGGCCGTGACCGACGGCCGCGAGGCGCTGGACCGGCTGGTCCGTCAGGTCAGCAACCCGGTGCGCTGGGACCTGTGCATGCAGACCATGCAGGAGCTCGGCGTCACGGGGATCATCGAGCTGCCACCGGCCGGCACCCTCGTCGGTCTCGCCAAGCGTGCCCTCAAGGGCGTCGAGACGCTGGCCCTCAAGACGCCGGACGACCTCGAGGCCGCGCAACGGATGATCTCCGAGCACGGCGGCTCCCCCGCCTCCCCCACCTCCCCCACCCGCGTCGACGAGTAAGGCTTCTCCCGTGACTGCTTCCAGCGCCCTGACCCCCAAGGGGACCGGTTTCATCGTCGACCCCGGCTCCCCGCGCCACTCCCGGATGCTCGGCGTCGGCGCCTACCGACCCGACCGCGTCGTCATGAACGCCGAGATCGTCGACGCGATCGACTCGAGTGACGAGTGGATCCGCGAGCGCTCGGGCATCGTCAGCCGCCACCGCGCGGCCGAGAACGAGTCGGTCATCGACATGGCCGAGCACGCGGCCCGGCAGGCCCTCGAGCACGCCGGCATCACCGCGGACCAGCTCGGCTTCGTCCTCATGGCGACCGTGACGCACCCCTACCAGACCCCGGCCGCCGCGCCGGAGCTCGCCGCCCGGCTCGGCTCGACCGCCCCCGCGATGGACATCTCGGCCGCCTGTGCCGGCTACTGCTATGGCGTCGCAACGGCCAGTGACATGGTCAAGGCTGGCTCCGTCGACTACGTCCTCGTCATCGGGGTCGAGAAGCTGAGCGACTTCACCGACCCGCACGACCGCGGCACCGCGTTCATCTTCGGTGACGGCGCCGGCGCCTGCGTCATCGGCCCCTCCGACACTCCCGGGATCGGCCCGACGGTGTGGGGCTCCGACGGCGGCCAGCGCGACGTCATCACGAACCGCCACTCGTGGCTGGAGATCCGGGACCTGCTGGACGACGGTGGCGTCGAGGCCGCCGCCGTCCCGCCCTCTGTGGAAGGTGTGACGGCAAAGGGTTGGCCCGCCCTGACGATGGCCGGTCAGAGCGTCTTCCGGTGGGCCGTCTGGGGGATGGCCCCGATCGCCCAGCAGGCCATCGACCGGGCGGGCATCAAGGTCGACGACCTCGATGCGTTCATCCCGCACCAGGCCAACATCCGCATCGTCGATGCGATGGTCAAGCAGCTCAAGCTGCCGCCGGACATCCCCGTCGCCCGAGACATCGTCACGACGGCGAACACGTCGGCCGCGAGCATCCCGATCGCCATGACGCGGATGCTCGCCGAGGGAGAGATCCCGAGCGGCGGCCTCGCCCTGCAGATCGGCTTCGGGGCCGGGCTGGTCTATGCGGCTCAAGTGATCGTCCTGCCATAGGGACGCCCATCGTTTCCCGCTTGTCCCGACGGGTAATCGGGGCCACGGTGGCGGTTCAGGTGTTTCACCCGGACGCCCGCCATGCAGGACCGACAGTGCAAGTGACCGACACCTGACCACCACCCTGGTGACCACCTAAGGAGCAGCAAATGGCTCAGTCCGAGCAGGAGATCCTCGAGGGTCTCGCCGAGATCGTCAACGAGGAGACCGGCCTCGACACCGCATCGGTCGAGATGGACAAGTCCTTCACCGAGGACCTCGACATCGACTCGCTGTCCATGATGACGATCGTCGTCAACGCCGAGGAGAAGTTCGGCGTCCGCATCCCCGACAGCGAGGTCAAGAACCTCAAGACGGTTCGCGACGCCGTCACCTTCATCTCGAGCGCTCAGGGCTGACGCGACTCCACCCCAGTTCGGCACCCGCGTGCCCGGCCACCCCGGCGGCGACCGGGCACGCGGAGCCAGCCCAGCGGCATACGACCCTCCACCGGAACGCACGACCCACTCGACCCACCTCACGAGGAGCACCTCACCATGACGTCCACTGACCGACGCATCGTCGTCACCGGCCTGGGCGCCACGACGCCCGTGGGCGGCACCGCCCGCGAGACGTGGGACGCCGTCCTCGCCGGGCGCTCTGGAGCCCGCACCATGGACTTCGACTGGGTGGCCAAGTACGAGCTGCCCGTCACGTTCGCCGCGATGATCCACACGAGGCCCGACGAGGTGCTCGCCAAGGTCGAGACCCGGCGCCTCGACCCCTCCAGCCAGTACGCCCTCATCGCAGCGCGTGAGGCGTGGGCTGATGCGGGCTCTCCCGACGTCGAGCCCGAGCGGATCGGCACGGCCATCGGCTCCGGCATCGGCGGCGTGTGGACCCTCCTCGACCAGTGGGACACCCTCCGCGAGAAGGGGCCCCGCCGGGTCTACCCGCTCGCGGTGCCCATGCTCATGCCCAACGGCCCGTCAGCCGCTGTCTCGCTCGAGCTCGGCGCCCGCGCCGGTGTCCACACTCTCGTCAGCGCCTGCTCATCTGGCGCCGAGAGCATGGGCTACGCCATCGAGATGATCCGCAGCGGCCGCGCCGACATCGTCGTCGCCGGTGGCACCGAGGCCGCGGTGCACGCCATGCCGATCGCCGGGTTCGCCGCGATGCAGGCCCTGTCGACGCGCAACGACGAGCCGGAGAAGGCCTCCCGCCCGTACGACACCGACCGCGACGGTTTCGTGCTCGGTGAGGGCGCCGCCGTCATCGTCCTCGAGTCCGAGGAGCATGCCCGGGCCCGCGGCGCGAAGATCTACGCGGAGCTGGCGAGCATCGGACTCTCCGCGGACGCACACCACATCACCGCGCCCGAGCCGAACGGGTCGGGGGCGTCACGCGCGATGGCCCAGGCAGTGGAGCAGGCGGGTCTGTCCCTGACCGACATCGTCCACATCAACGCGCACGCCACGTCGACGCCGGTCGGTGACGTCGCCGAGTACAACGCGATC is a genomic window containing:
- the argG gene encoding argininosuccinate synthase, yielding MSKVLTSLPVGERVGIAFSGGLDTSVAVAWMREKGAVPCTYTADLGQYDEPDIGSVPGRAGQYGAEISRLVDCRTALVEEGLSALACGAFHIRSGGKTYFNTTPLGRVVTGTLLVRAMHEDGVSIWGDGSTFKGNDIERFYRYGLLANPELRIYKPWLDADFVSELGGRQEMSEWLTERDLPYRASAEKAYSTDANIWGATHEAKTLEFLDESMEVVEPIMGVRFWDPSVTIETEDVTVRWEQGRPVAINGRQFPDPVALVDEANTIGGRHGLGMSDQIENRIIEAKSRGIYEAPAMALLHLTYERLLNAIHNEDTIANYHAEGRRLGRLLYEGRWLDPQSLMIRESIQRWVASAVTGEVTVRLRRGDDWSLIRTSGPAFSYHPEKLSMERTEDAAFGPVDRIGQLTMRNLDIADSRAKLELYAAQGLLGARNAELVGELAPGGAAAISANPAAAEVDSTDDALDRAAMEFGTD
- a CDS encoding beta-ketoacyl-ACP synthase III, producing the protein MTASSALTPKGTGFIVDPGSPRHSRMLGVGAYRPDRVVMNAEIVDAIDSSDEWIRERSGIVSRHRAAENESVIDMAEHAARQALEHAGITADQLGFVLMATVTHPYQTPAAAPELAARLGSTAPAMDISAACAGYCYGVATASDMVKAGSVDYVLVIGVEKLSDFTDPHDRGTAFIFGDGAGACVIGPSDTPGIGPTVWGSDGGQRDVITNRHSWLEIRDLLDDGGVEAAAVPPSVEGVTAKGWPALTMAGQSVFRWAVWGMAPIAQQAIDRAGIKVDDLDAFIPHQANIRIVDAMVKQLKLPPDIPVARDIVTTANTSAASIPIAMTRMLAEGEIPSGGLALQIGFGAGLVYAAQVIVLP
- a CDS encoding ACP S-malonyltransferase, coding for MLAIVCPGQGSQTPGFLTPWLELDGMRDELTRLSEATGLDLVAHGTTSDAETIKDTAIAQPLIVGAGLIALPPLLGAAASTLDGVDLLAGHSVGEITATAAAGVLAADDAVVFVRERGRSMAAASAVTPTGMAAVLGGDPTDVLAVLERHGLTAANVNGAGQTVAAGTLEQLEALQADPPAKARVIPLQVAGAFHTHHMAPAVSTLGELAGTLPTQAPTVTLLSNADGRAVTDGREALDRLVRQVSNPVRWDLCMQTMQELGVTGIIELPPAGTLVGLAKRALKGVETLALKTPDDLEAAQRMISEHGGSPASPTSPTRVDE
- a CDS encoding PucR family transcriptional regulator — translated: MSTRERRRPSSETSRAVDRSAGELVTLAARRMEEHLGWYRDLPAAERSQVGLVAHAGIAQFIEWFRGDEDSSPSAISIFANAPQELTRTVSLRQTLDLVRTVVGVVESHVETLASPGDEQLLRESVLRFSREIAFAAAEVYAGAAEARGAWDARLEALVVDAVLRGEADESMQSRASALGWGDVAHVTFVVGTTPLVNGGAAAAVDTLRRAVRHERVEALAIVQRSRLIAILGGTEDPLAVVSAVAHCFGDGPIVIGPTVPHLFAAGRSARAALSGLSAAAAWPAAPRIVESQALLPERALAGDVPAQRRLIDQVHRPLTRSGQLALLTTAETYLEAGRSLEATARALFIHPNTVRYRLGRIDDLTGFDLTTPRDAWAARIALVLGRLAAAPRMTRLSTTGPLEETSKPAPTTS
- a CDS encoding acyl carrier protein — protein: MAQSEQEILEGLAEIVNEETGLDTASVEMDKSFTEDLDIDSLSMMTIVVNAEEKFGVRIPDSEVKNLKTVRDAVTFISSAQG
- the fabF gene encoding beta-ketoacyl-ACP synthase II — translated: MTSTDRRIVVTGLGATTPVGGTARETWDAVLAGRSGARTMDFDWVAKYELPVTFAAMIHTRPDEVLAKVETRRLDPSSQYALIAAREAWADAGSPDVEPERIGTAIGSGIGGVWTLLDQWDTLREKGPRRVYPLAVPMLMPNGPSAAVSLELGARAGVHTLVSACSSGAESMGYAIEMIRSGRADIVVAGGTEAAVHAMPIAGFAAMQALSTRNDEPEKASRPYDTDRDGFVLGEGAAVIVLESEEHARARGAKIYAELASIGLSADAHHITAPEPNGSGASRAMAQAVEQAGLSLTDIVHINAHATSTPVGDVAEYNAIKRAFGDHTDNIAVTATKSMTGHLLGAAGALEAVLTILAVHHRTVPATINLDNQDPAIPLNVVRGEHLTLPSGDVAALNNSFGFGGHNVALAIKSV